The DNA sequence TTAATCTGTCCGAGGTTCTGGTTTTGCCAGCGGCTATTGTTGCAAAACAGATGCCCATCCATAATATGCAGCGGAAACTCCCATAGGTTGCCAACTTTGTAGGGATTTTCAAGCTTATACAGACTGCTGTCAAATATATACCCGGCCTCATTTAGAAATTTGAGTGTATCTCTGGAATTCCGCAGGTAATGCATTCTTATACCGAATTTTTTCAAGCCTGATAAATTTTTAAAAATTTCATGTTCCCTATTTATTCCGTCAAAATTGTCAGATTCTATCCCGTGCACACCTACATCAAATCCTTTCTCTTTAATCTTTTTTATCCAGTAGTCAGCGTCCTCAAGTGAATAGGAAAGACCTAAACCATTATTTACTCCAACAAAAAAAGCAGAAGACACCTTGTTTTCCTTGTCAAATCCCATTAATTCCTCCAAATTATGGAACTTGTTTTTTGTGAGTTCCTTGAATCTTAAAAAATACTCCGTAAAATTTATTTTGCCGATAACTAATTCTATAGAGTTTCTAATTATGAATTTAGGGACTATTAAGTCCTTTTTGTGCTCCCATGCTGTAATGTGGTCAACATCATGAGATATTATAATCTTCATCAGAACAGCTCTCGCTTGAATAACTTTAACAGAATTTCTAAGGGTAATTTTGCCTTGTTTACCCGGTAATATGGTGTCAATTTCCCGCCAAATCCTCTAAAGTACCTTTCAATCTGCGGTACCATAGAGCCTTCAAAGTCGAATTGTTTCAATCCTAAGCTTTGAGCATGCTTTATCGCCTCCCACACAGCCAGAGCACCTGCTCCGTGATGCTTATTTTTATCGTCATAGCCGCCAAGCAGATAGTAAGCGGTCCTGCTGTCGCGGATGCAAAAAGAGACCGCTATGGGAATATTTTCTCTGAAGGCGGCAAAGGCAAAACAGTTATTCTTGTTTGCAAACTCAAAAAGCACCCTGTCCAGATAAACCTCATCAACAGCCAGGTCCTGTCTTGATAGAGTCTTAAACACCAAAGATTTGACTATCTTAAAGTCATTAACCTGTCTGACGACCAGACCGTCTCGCGAAGCTTTGTTTATATCGTTTCTCCTTTCGGCAGACATATCACTGCGAATATCGTCGACAGAGCTCTCCAAATCCAGCACATAGGTGTATCCCGGAACCACTTTGAATTTTTTCCACACAAAAGGCTGAGTATCCACAATCTCTTTACTCAGAGAAACCGAAACAATCGAACAGGGCAGCTTATCCAGAAAATCCGCCAGCAAAGACAAGGTTTCTTTCCAGTAATCCATAATCGCCACGGGATTTTTGGCTTTTACCTCAAGAAATGGTCCTATCATGGGTGTAAAAAGCGGGTTACGGGATAGTTTAAAACCCAATCTTCTCTCTGTATATATATGAAAACCTCCGATTATGCCGCCGTTTTTGTCGTAGATGCCGTATATACGCACCTTATCCGCGAATATCTTCAGCCAATCAAGGCGGCTAAAAACCGTTCCATGTTTTTCCGCCAGTTCATCGTATCTGGACTTTCCACTATTGCTAAGAAGGTTTATTTCCATTAAGAAGGCCTTTGTATAAATCGATTAGTTTTTGACTTTCTGCTTCCCAATTGTACTCTTCTTCAATTAACTCTCGGCCCTTATCACCTAACTTTTTTGCTTCATTAGAATTGTCCAAAAGATGTAGAATCTTTTCCGCAATATCCTTAGCGTCATAAGGATTTACAAACAGGGCGCATTCCCCAAAAAGTTCCTGCCAGTATGGGAAATTCGACATAACCATTGGTAAGGAGCAAGCCATATATTCAAAAGGTTTGTTAGGCATCGCTCTTTCTTGGTTAGGTACTGGGAAAAAGTTAATCAGTCCTACATCCGCTGTCTTTATCAGAGAATAATGCTGCCCGTAAGGAATTTGGCCCAAATAAGTGGCATAATTCCATTCTGTGAGATTTTCACATTCCTGCTTAAATTTTTCGCTTTCCCATTCCCCCAAAAGCCACAAATTCGCTTTATTTTCAATGAAATCCATCGCTTGGATAATTTCTTTAATTCCTCTTATCCTGCTTAATCCTCCGCTATATATAACAGTTGGCTTATTTTTCTTCCGATTAGAGGGCTTAGCTTTATCTATCAATTCCAAAATAGGTAAATTTCTCAATGTTATGGTTTTATTTTCAGGAAATTTTGCTGTTATATCAGGTGTTACTGTTGCAACGCCATCAAATATCTTAACAGAGAGTTTTTCAAATATGTTGAAAAGCACGGACATAATTTTCCTGAGTGTATAGCTGCCAATCCATTCCTTATTCAATATCTGTTCAGGATAGTCCTCGTGTACATCGTAAATAACTTTTCTGCCAAAAAGTTTTAATGCTAATCCAATAGGTATAAGCTCAGGGTCGTGAAAGTGATAAATCACCGCTTTCTGCTTCGACGCCAGTCTAAATGATTTCCATACTATTTTTGTCATCCTCTCAAATCTGCTCGTGGGCATGGGTAACGGAACAATCTCTACGCCATCAATAGTTTCCTTTTTGTTATGCTGGACAATAATAGTGACATTATATCCTGCCCGCGATAAAGTTTTTGCTTCTTTGTGAAAAACTCTATCATCAAAAGCTGAATGGGCGGAACTGAGATGACAAACTTTAATTTGCATTTTATCCTGTAAGAACCAACTCGACATTATATCGCATAATATTTAAACTGTATGTGGTGTAGCCTTACTATCCGTGTTTCATAAGCAGGCTTTTAAGCAGGAGATTAAGCAGGCTATGAAAAGCCTCTTTATTTCTCTTGCGTATGATTTGACTAATGACGGTCCCAATATACCCAAGGGTGCCCAGAACAAAACAATGGAAAGTGCACCGCTGTGCCTTTTTGCATGGGCGGCAAGGCTACTTTCACCCAATGGTCAACCACAAAGGTTCCCATAAGTTCACTTTACCTTACGCTCTAATCTTCACCAAAATTACCTGTTGAATCTCTATTTGAAAGTTATCAAGCTTGTTTTGCTAAGGACAACAAGACTTTAGCAAATCTCTCTGTATCAACTTAATCTTAAAATAATATTTTTTTTAAAAACGTAGGTATTTTTCTAACATCTTTTAATCCGAACTCTTTTGTTTGTCTCCAGTTGGTTAGAAAGACATACTTTGCTTTATCAGTCCAATTGCTTTGATAGCTTTCAAATTTTTTCGAATATTCCAGAAATTTTTCCTCTCCAGTGATCAAATATAGTGCTCTCAGTTGAGCTATGTGCAGAGAATTATAGCTGGGAGATGCTAAATGTTTTCTGGGCCAGCGGGAATACAACGACCAATAGCCGGCATCATACTCATCTACAACGGACAAGAATGTTTTGGCAATTCTGTCACAAAATTGTTTCGTTTTTGGTTCTTTTGTAACTTTGTGATATTCGTAAACACCGATGTATGCGAATATTGCTCCGTTAAGGATATCAGAAGAGATGGGAGTTGTCGGATATTCCTGTGGGAAAACATAGCCATCTTGTTTCACAACGCTAATCCCCCCCTCGGAAAGGTCATGGAAAATCGGCTCTATTGCCTTTTTGGCTGCACTTAGATACTCTCGCTGTCTCGTTTCACAAAATGCCCTCAATAAAACCGAAACCCCTTCTCCTTGGGCCATAGCGGAGTACCATGGATTTTTATATAATCCACCAGGATAGTCAATTTCGAATGTGTATTCCCAATAGAAGAAACCATTTCGTTTGACTAAGTTATCTCTCAACCACGCCGCGCACGTTAGAAAGGCCTGTTTAGCTTCCTTGTTCCCTGTGTTAAGATAGTAATCGAAAGCCCCCAGGGCATACTGACTGATGTATACCGGATGATAGCAGCCTCTATGTAGCGGCACACCGTTTCTGTCTAAGGGTATTGTTCCTATCAGGTATTTTCTCTCGCTGAGGTCAATGAAATAACGCCCTAAAGAAGAGTTTTGTAGATGAAATTCTTCATTGAGTGCCCATGGCTTCGGTATAGGTATACGCTTGATTTCGATGCATAAGACAAGAGCGGTAAAAAGAATTAGAAAAACAAAGGTTGCTAATATTATCCTCTTTAAGACACCTTTCCATTTTTTCATTCGTCTGATACCTCCATTTCTTTCGTTAAAAAGCCGACCACGGTATGAGATTTGCTAAAGTGTATAGCACCTTATATTACGCCACTAATGACCACAAGGCCTTTGCAAGTTTCTCCGCATTTTGTTCAGCATCAAAGAGCTTACGTACATAAGCAAGGCCGTTTTGTCCGGATGATAATCGAAACTCTTTATCAGTAATCATCTTCTCCATTGCCTGCCGAAGCTGACCGGTATCCTTTGCGTCAATAAGCAAACCTGTTTCTCCATCAACCACAGCCTCTGGAGTACCGCCGACCCGTGTAGCCACAACGGGCAAACCACAGTTCATCGCCTCAAGAACTGATTGGGGCATACCTTCGCTGTGCGATGGGAAAACCATAAAATCTGATGCTTGCAAATACTTCGGCACCTCCTCCGGCGAAAGCAGTCCCGGGAGTACTACCGCTCCATCTTTGTCTGCCCTTGTCCTAAGCTGAACAAGTTTTTCCATTGCAGGACCCGCCCCGACACAGACCAATCTGAAATCATGATATTTCTCAAAGAGTCTCCCTGCAACCGTCGTCAATTCGTTTATACCCTTTGTACGTGCAATAGAACCAACATACACTGCAACAATGTCACCATCTGCCCAACCTAGCTCCTGGCGAAGTTTTCTTTTGTTCTTGGGCGGTGAAAATTTCTCGCTATCTCTGCTAAGATACACGCATAGTGGCTTTCGCTTACACTTTCCTATTTCGGTCAGTTTTTTGCAAGTTGATTCGCTGACGCCGATAGGCAGATCAACTCTTTCCAAAATATCCCCGAGCTTCCGCCACAACGCCGGCAACTGTTCCGGATACATCATTATGTCACTGCCAATAGCCAAGCTGACTACCGGTAGATTCAATTTCTTGCCGAGAATTACCGCTGCTTCGGCATCTGGTATCATAGAAACACCTAAGATAACATCAAAAGGATTTTGCTTATGCCAGTCTCGGACTGTAGCTCTTAAAGCTGTGCCCATTGAAAGACCTTCAAATCTGCGAAACCACATCCCTGGTGGCCGGATGTATCCGACCAGCTTGGCCTGGAGTTCTTTTGGACCGGATAGCGGATTTGCAGGACCGTATTTTTCCCATCTGGACAAGCGATACAAAGGCCAGGGTATCCAGGGTCTCGGGACTAGGAAGTCACATTCAATATTGTATTTAGCCAGTTGCTGGGCCTCGCGACATATAAAGATCCCGTGCTGTTTTAACTGCTGACTCGGAAACATATGACTAATAGTTAATATCCGCAGCTTCTTCATCTATTTGCTCATCTATATATTTGGTTACATTGCTTTTAAGCCTACTTATATGTTCAATGCCCATAATGATTGCCAGGAATATCCAAAGGTCCTTCTGGTACAACTGCACCATATCCAAACCCATTACTAACAAAAACGTTAATACCGCTCTGGCATATAGTTTTTCTATTCCAAGCGGCATACGCTTTACAGTTAGCATCATTATAACTGCAAAAACCGTAAAAAGCATAGCGGCAGGTATTCCATAAATTCCGAGGGCATAAAAGAAATCATTGTGTGGAATGTGATTTTCGCCCGTTCGTTCAAACCATCCTACACTACCTGTTCCTGTTGGGTATTTTCCAGCAGCTTCAATCGCTTTCTTTATAAGATTGATTCTGTAACCAAGACTTTGCTCTGCGTATGAAATATCTGTTAATCGGGTAGCAACCGTTGTTTCTAGTCCTTTTTTCTTAATCAGCAGCGACGTAGAGGCGGAAGCTATCAAAATAATCACTAATAGTAGTGCCGCCAGTGCAGGCCTGCGCAATACCTGCCTGATGAATAATAGCGGCGACGAAATCGTAAAAACCAGGGAAATTAAACCGCCGCGAGAACCGGTTCTTATTACCATAATCGGCAGAGATACCAGTGCGATGAGATATATAATTCGCCAGAATATATGTTTGTCACGAATGAGCAGATAGAGCGTAGCAAAAAAGGCCATGCTAAGCAAGACTGCCATCAGATTCGCACCAATTGCTTCCCCAGCGGTCGCTGAATATCTTCCGCTTTCTTCTTCCATTGCTATCATCGCTGCGCCGCTTTTGTATGCTATTATAATCGTGCCTAATGTCCCAACAATGTATGCTCTTAGTGCCCAGTGAAAGGTTTTTTCACCATTTGTTTGTAGTATCCAATATACAATAAATACAAGTGTCAGAGACTGGAACTGGGTAAAGGCACGCTGTAATTCCAAGCCAATGTAGGGTGCTGCCAGCGATGAGAAAAATATCCAGATTGTGTATATGACTAACACCCATAACGCTTTATTTCGAACATGCAGGGAGGGTTGACTTATCATTAGGTTTAACAAAAAACTAACAGCAAGAGCTATACCAACTCCTCGGTCAAGACTGAATGTTGTTGCATAACCGACTCCAGCCCCAGTCGGCAGCACCAGCATCATCATACACAGCGCAAACGTGGGCTTTATCACCATTCCGATAAAAGTCGGTATCGCTATAATCAATGCTCCCAGCAAAGGACTTTTAGTAAAGTAAATTATCGCGAGCCCGAACAAAGATATTACAGTCCAAGTCACAAGAAGCAGTGTATTTATTATCGGCGGCAATTGGATATCCGAAGTCCGCTCAGACGGCTCATAAAGCAAGTCTTCTTTGCTTGTTTCGTTTGTATATGCGGTATACATAATTACCTCAAACCTCTGAATAGATTGCCATTCACCAGTATAAATAATGTCATTATTTAACTTAAGGTTATCTTGAAAAGAATTATTTTTCTTTTAACCTTTCAAGGCAAAAGATACAGGACTAGACAAACTTTGGATTAAAAGTTAGTTTAATCACATTTGGCCAGCATCATTGCGAAATCAGTGAAGAATAAAGAGCACAATTTTGGGGATATTTTAAACATGTTCGATGCAATTGTATGCAACAGCTTCATTTTTCTGCTTAACTTATTTTTGTAGTCATCTGATTTTAGATAATAGTCGAATACATTTGTAAAGCAGAAATCTGTCACCTGCCCCATATGCTGTTCGATTTGGCATTTAAGCTTGCGAAAGTTGTAAAAGTTGATATGCCCTGATGAGCTCATTCCTTTTTTCCTTTGTTCGCCTCGTCTGCACAGATTTAATGTTTCAAGGAAAAGATTATTTTCTAAAGGAACTTTAAACAAAACAAACGCGGAGATCCTCCTTAACTCTTCGAGAGCTTTTTCCGGGTCGAGGACGTGTTCGAGTACGTCAATCATTAGAGTGAGGTCTATTTGTTTATCATGGAAAGAGGTTTTGTTAATATTTTCATTTAAAGCTTGCTGAAGATCAGGGTTCTCTTTCTTTTGAAGTTCGAGCATACCAGGGCTCAGATCCAAAGCGAATTTATTAACTTTAATTTGATGCTTTTCTTTAATATACCTTGCAACTGCATTCAGAATTAAGCCTGCTCCCCCTCCCACATCCAGTAAATTAATTTCTTTTTTACCAATTGCAGCAGCAAATATATCGATAAAAGGAATAATTTTGCTGACTTTCCAAGAGGAATCCTCTTTGTGAAGCAACGGATTCTTGGCGATGTATTCATCTTCTGAATACAAATTACTGATGAGTTTGTTTGTAGGATCCATCCCAAAACCTCCTGTCGTAAAGCAAGCCCTCTGTGCTTATTTCATTTGCATATCCGGTATACATAATGAGGTTTCAACCTCCAAATAGATTACTCTTTTCTCTTGGGTTACTACCCCGCTTGATACAACCATCAAAACAATAGGCCAATTGCCCTGTTAAAGCAGAACGCTCATACTTCTTGATAAACTCGGGCAAATTATAACTCTGTAACTCACCGCGCTTATATTGCTCGAAAGCGGCCATAATCATCTTTAGAATCTCTTCTTCATTCGAACCATCAACACACCACCCGCCGCACTTGCTCACAAAATCATGTACCGGGCCCTGCGGAACCAGAGCCAAAATAGGTTTGCCCATACCCGCGTATTCATAAACTTTTGTCGTCATCGCCGCTTTTTCCATACCCGAGCCAACCAAAACCGCAATATGACTTTGGGCAAGTGTCATAAATGCATCCTCCTGTGGTATCCTGGGTACAATCTGAACTATATCGTTGATTTCAAGCTTCTCCACTTCCTTTATCAAGTCAGGATTCTGTCCGCCTATCAGTTTTATGTTCAACTTTTGCCTTTCTATAACACCACCCTTGACCAGTCGAGCCACAGCACGCAGGAATGGCTTGGCATCGCGCCCGCCGTAAAGAGAGCCGATACTCGTCATAACCAACGTCTCGGTCGGTGGACGAAGCTTACGGTACGGCGCAACGTCCTGCTCGTCATAGCCGTTGTGAATCGTCAGATACTTGTCAGGGTTGCCGCCAAACTTATCAATAAAATTTTGGGTACGGACTTCGGTGGTATTGACGACAAATCGAGCATTGCGGACACAGGTGGCGTCGAGTTTTTCACCCAGCCAACGATGAAACCGCGTCGGCGGAAACCACTGGGTATTCATCGTCCACTCATCCCGATAATCGGCCACCCACGGCTTATGCGTCAGTTTCTTGATTAAAAGCCCCAAAATATGTGCAGAATACGGCACCAAAGAGCTGTAGATAACATCACATTTACGCGCTAGCCACAACGCCTTTGGTAGAGCCAAAAGTATCCAGATAGCCTGACCATCAGGCAACAGCAGCCACCGTTGTATATAAGTGGCTATCCCCAAGGTATTTTCTGGCTGCAAGTTGCTTCGAGTAGATATATTTTTGTCCGCACGTTTACCGCTCTTAAAAAGATGGACATATTTTACCAGAAGATTTCGACATAAGTAAAATGCCGAAGCTAATTTCGATATCACTTCATCTAAATTGATTCGGATTGTAGGACGTATTTTTACACCCTGATTACCTTCGTATTCTTTTGTCCCTCCCCTGTAAGCGGTTAAGACTTCACTGTGCCATCCAAACCGACCTAAGTACTTAACAAACTTCCCCGACCTCAGTGCCCCTACAGTCGGAGCCGGTGGGAGATAATAACAAATCATCAGAACTCTTTTTTGTAGGTAATCCCTGTTTTTCTTCATTTTAAAGGTTTTTTTCTGCCTATGGTTTTTCGTATCATAGCCAGTGGCATCCGCAATAGTTCCCATTCGTCCGCGTGGATGCTTTTCGTCAGCGCTAAAGAAGTAAAAAATAATCCCACATAAATAATAAATCTAATTATAAGCTTAATAAGCAAATTTGACACGGGAACAGGAATCAGCCATAAAAGCACGCCGCAAAAAAGGCTTAGCCCAAGTATGCGCCCCAGGTCTTTCCATCGCATTACGTTTCCAAATCCCACATTAATTTTCCTGCGCAAAACAACGAGCATAAACAAGACAGCAGCTAAAGAACCGCAAAAAGTGCCAATGCTTGGGCCGATATAGGAAAGAAATCCGTGCCTGCCTGCGAACAGAAGAATTACACTAACGAACGCATTCACAATAAAAGATAACAATGCGGCAATAGCAATTGGTTTTGTGTATCCGATTGCCCGAAAAATAGCCCCGTAAATCGCCACTCTAATCGGCAATCTTGCCAAATAAATCAAAAACGGCCAGGCTGCCTGAGAGTAAGCTTGTGTGTACATTAAAACGATGAAATCGTAGCCGCAGACCAGAAAAAAAGCAAAGGTCGGGAAAATCAGAAGACTGCTCTTGCGAGTAGCCTCATGCCAAAGATTAAGAGAATTCAGGAGCCGACCCTTTTCTGCTTCCACAACCATATTGGGCATAATCGCCGAGCTGAGACTGGCGGTAAACAGTGCAATAAGCGGCAGCTCTAATGCGCCTGTGGAATAAACCGCATAAACTTCTTTTGAGAAATAGTATGAAATCAATATACCGTCTAATTTAAGGTTCACAATCCCAATGGTCGTCGTAGCCATCAACGGCCAGCAATAGTTCAACTGTTCAAGCAATAGACTCTTATTGATATGCCACTGCCCGAACGGCGAAAAGTATATCATCATCAGGGTACCGATAACCGCAAATATTGCTCCAATCAGTATTTTACTCCAAAGAGCTTCGGCTATCCCATACCCCAAAGCAAAAATCATAACGACAGTAAGAATCATTAAGATGGAGTTAAACATGCTGTAAAGACCGGAGAATAGCGCTTTATCCAAACTAATAAGGAAGGAAGGTATCAACTGAACAATTCTATCGAAAAATGGAAAACAGGCAAAAATCTTTATCAGCGGCGCTATCTCAGGATTATTAAACTGTTTTGCAAATAGACCTGCTGAAAAGAACATTGCTAGTCCGGTCAACAAAGAAATGATACCTGTTATCAGAAGAGTCTGGGCTACAAGATTTCGCCGCTTTTCTGGCCCATACTTTGGAAGAAAGTAGTAAAGGCTGCTTTCAATTTGTATGGTTAATATGCCCGTTAGCAGACCATACACAAGCAGTACCTGTCGGTAACTTCCGAGCGTTTCCTTGCTGATAAGACGGACAAGAACAATGCCTATTATCAACTGAGTGGCTTGGGTAAGACCCTGAAACAACATTATAAGAATACTGCGTGTTCTAATTCGCACGTTTAATTCAAACCCTCATTTTGAAATTTCGAACAAATTTTTTTCCTTCCCCTCAGCATCCGGTATATCTTCCAAATAGCCCGTGGAAACAACCGGATAAAGTTACGAAAATGCGATATCCCAAGAGGCAGCCAGAGGGGGACTCTTGGGATTAGTTTGGAACCAAGAGGTTTATCGGTAAATAAGGTAAAAGCAAATAAAAAACGGACTTTGAGAGATCTATGATTCTTAAAGGACCGAAATTCTTTGAGCTTGAAATAATTTGGCAAAATAAAGTTACGACGTTGCATTTCATTGGCGAAAGAAAATGCTTGGCTTGTGTTCAAATCTAGTCGCTGGCCCCGTATTATTAAATCAGCATCGGCCTTTTCAATGTGAATTTTACCAGCTTTCTCTGCTTGCAACAATATTTCATGAGCGGTTTGCGAGCGAACAATAACCGCACTTGGCACAGTTTTGTCGGCAACAAGTCCATAAGGGTCACCTACAGACATATCGCTGAGAGCATTTAGTTTATCAAGGCACAAACGGCAATGGATAGGTGTAAAAAATTCTCTTGCACTAGTTCGTCTGTTTCTTGGAACATTGAAGATATGACCGGTATTATCTTCTATACGAATATCGCCGGGCCATCCTTTCCATTGCTTGTTTCGATAGTCAAAGGTTTTAACATTTTCGCTGCGGATTCTTGCGGCTCGAACTAAATAATCGGCGGCCGCATACGTCAAAACACGATCACAAAACAAACCTATTTTCAAAATAATTTTACGGCCAAGCGGTTTGATTACTTCTGTCGCGAGTTCGAGTCCCTGCATATGGCAGCCAAGACCTACAAAAACAATAGGGCCTTCAGTTTCGCGGACTTGAGCGATGAGTTGATTTACTGGAACAGGACAGTATTTACTTTGCGAGACGTTCATTGCCATCTGAGGTGTTGTAATTATTTGAGCCATCGGCCTCAATGGCTTTTCGGGGTTATCCAACACACACAAGGCAGCTTTGGCAAAACCCGTTTCAAGGCAATAAACAAGCATGCTCCTGACAAATCCGCCGGTTTGCCCTTTGGAAATAAACGTCTGGTCTTGACTCTTAGCCAGACAGGCATAGTTAAATTGACCAACATAGGGACATCCGATGTTTTCACGCATTTTATTGAGAGTATGAAGTTGCGGACATACCTTGCTGCAAAGACCACACTCATTACAAAGCTCTTTTGTTATTTGCGGAACCAGCGAACCCTGTGGAGTTTCTACCATACGAAGAGCAACATTACTACACACCCCTACACAAGTTCCACAACCAGTGCAAATATGATTATTTACAACTGTTAAGATATTTTTTGACACTGATAGCTTATTTCTGTTTTATGATATTAATGACTTTTTTAAAAGTATTTTGCATGCTGTTTTCTATCTCAGGAACTTTCTCTTGGAGCTTTTTTTGGATTTGTTCCCGCTGCTTCCAAGCTCTTATTATCATTTCAAGAGTTTTCCCGTCATCTTTTTTTCTGACTGGATCGGCTATAAAATCAGATAATTCAACCTGTTCCATCAACTCGTCATATTTGTGAGACCAGCCTATAACAGCAACCGGCGTACGCATGGAGAGGGCAGCTACGAGACTGTGATACCGGCTTGCAATCAACAGTTCAGAATTTCCTATCACCGATTTGACCTGTCGTGCAGATTCACTGCCGGAAAACATTCCCAAACGGGTATTAGGTCCCATCAATTTCAGCAGTAATTCACATAACTGCGGATCATTGCGGCGATTATATGATGCCTCGTGGGGAATCAACACGACATTACAGTCGGTATTTTCCAGGAAATAATGAATGACTTCCAGGAGGATTCGCACATAGCGATTGTTTGCATCTTCCCCTTCGACTCTCTCATAAATTCGCATATTAGGTGTTATAGTAATTACCGGCAACTCGCTACTTCGCAGGCCTATCCCATTTAATAACTGACGACTAACAGCTTGGGTATTATCTACTTCAAAGAGAAAGGCAATATCATTGCAGTAATGAA is a window from the Phycisphaerae bacterium genome containing:
- a CDS encoding oligosaccharide flippase family protein, with the translated sequence MLFQGLTQATQLIIGIVLVRLISKETLGSYRQVLLVYGLLTGILTIQIESSLYYFLPKYGPEKRRNLVAQTLLITGIISLLTGLAMFFSAGLFAKQFNNPEIAPLIKIFACFPFFDRIVQLIPSFLISLDKALFSGLYSMFNSILMILTVVMIFALGYGIAEALWSKILIGAIFAVIGTLMMIYFSPFGQWHINKSLLLEQLNYCWPLMATTTIGIVNLKLDGILISYYFSKEVYAVYSTGALELPLIALFTASLSSAIMPNMVVEAEKGRLLNSLNLWHEATRKSSLLIFPTFAFFLVCGYDFIVLMYTQAYSQAAWPFLIYLARLPIRVAIYGAIFRAIGYTKPIAIAALLSFIVNAFVSVILLFAGRHGFLSYIGPSIGTFCGSLAAVLFMLVVLRRKINVGFGNVMRWKDLGRILGLSLFCGVLLWLIPVPVSNLLIKLIIRFIIYVGLFFTSLALTKSIHADEWELLRMPLAMIRKTIGRKKPLK
- a CDS encoding Coenzyme F420 hydrogenase/dehydrogenase, beta subunit C-terminal domain; translated protein: MSKNILTVVNNHICTGCGTCVGVCSNVALRMVETPQGSLVPQITKELCNECGLCSKVCPQLHTLNKMRENIGCPYVGQFNYACLAKSQDQTFISKGQTGGFVRSMLVYCLETGFAKAALCVLDNPEKPLRPMAQIITTPQMAMNVSQSKYCPVPVNQLIAQVRETEGPIVFVGLGCHMQGLELATEVIKPLGRKIILKIGLFCDRVLTYAAADYLVRAARIRSENVKTFDYRNKQWKGWPGDIRIEDNTGHIFNVPRNRRTSAREFFTPIHCRLCLDKLNALSDMSVGDPYGLVADKTVPSAVIVRSQTAHEILLQAEKAGKIHIEKADADLIIRGQRLDLNTSQAFSFANEMQRRNFILPNYFKLKEFRSFKNHRSLKVRFLFAFTLFTDKPLGSKLIPRVPLWLPLGISHFRNFIRLFPRAIWKIYRMLRGRKKICSKFQNEGLN
- a CDS encoding polysaccharide pyruvyl transferase family protein, yielding MDTNKIINIMIVGGNYIGKGAEAMMLVVRDQVKKVFPNVKFWTTPINESEAEKLKKDGFNLIYPERRSRLNKVLKLAAAVLGMKQRKKYGTIESRDKLDNIFRTTDFVIDIAGFVSSDQFGPRASFQRWLNYMWAYYADNKVIFMPQSWGPFRNIWVRVFTRWTLKKASFICAREKVSYDYLVNAQCAKASDVHYCNDIAFLFEVDNTQAVSRQLLNGIGLRSSELPVITITPNMRIYERVEGEDANNRYVRILLEVIHYFLENTDCNVVLIPHEASYNRRNDPQLCELLLKLMGPNTRLGMFSGSESARQVKSVIGNSELLIASRYHSLVAALSMRTPVAVIGWSHKYDELMEQVELSDFIADPVRKKDDGKTLEMIIRAWKQREQIQKKLQEKVPEIENSMQNTFKKVINIIKQK